The following are from one region of the Mustela lutreola isolate mMusLut2 chromosome 9, mMusLut2.pri, whole genome shotgun sequence genome:
- the ADAM33 gene encoding disintegrin and metalloproteinase domain-containing protein 33 isoform X4, whose translation MALKGPSEGPRPIPTPHPLRPDLPRGLALADPRGAARIPQALLLTLDSRSGSPRAHGVWPGARVGRMGCGVPCGVAREAAGRLLWAWVGLDPAGAEPGAGSRVVEAGALSAMGWGSRRAGGSRAWLLLLLLLRLPLPLWGVEEFQGNHPGKPVTLHWVPDGRVRRVVPLEEPVSKLDSGLVSLKAEGQELLLELEKSHRLLAPGYTETHYSPDGHPVVLVPNHTDHCLYHGHVRGFPDSWVVFSTCSGMRGLITLDRNASYYVHPWSARDSEAFVTHKMFQIGQLLGWKGACGHRDARNKGDMASLSRATQVKERREVGRSPKFLELYIVADHTLFLTQHRNLNHTKQRLLEVANYVDQILRTLDIQVALTGLEIWTEQDQSRVTPDANATLWAFLHWRRGLRARRPHDSAQLLTGRAFQGDTVGLAPIEGMCCAESSGGVSTDHSELPIGAAATMAHEIGHSLGLSHDPDGCCVEAAAEQGGCVMAAATGRPFPRVFSACSRRQLRAFFRKGGGACLSNAPDSGLLVPRARCGNGLVEDGEECDCGASQECTDACCFAHNCSLRAGAQCTHGDCCARCLLKPAGVPCRGAVGDCDLPEFCTGASPYCPPDFYLLDGSPCAGGRGYCWDGACPTLEQQCQQLWGPASSPAPEACFQIVNSAGDAHGNCGEDSKGGFVPCAQRDAQCGKLQCLGGEQRPRPSHTVPVDSTIGLGSDEVTCRGVFVMPGVQLDVLDLGLVEPGTQCGPSMVCQDRRCRNTTFWQLEQCLAACHGRGVCNSNQNCHCAPGWAPPFCDKRGFGGSVDSGPMQPEDHKAFLLAMMLSFVLPLLLGAGLAWCCFRCPGYRLLPCLWGLRRDAPSRGGLPHPLFYKLILQAQRWPKQGLPPQRCSLHGIGPYSHWRAPALGTQTP comes from the exons ATGGCCCTCAAAGGCCCTTCCGAGGGGCCCCGCCCCATCCCCACTCCACACCCGCTCCGCCCTGACCTACCCCGCGGCTTGGCGCTGGCTGATCCCCGGGGGGCCGCACGGATTCCGCAGGCCCTGCTCCTAACCTTAGACAGCCGCTCCGGTTCCCCGAGGGCGCACGGGGTCTGGCCGGGAGCCAGGGTCGGGCGGATGGGCTGCGGGGTTCCGTGCGGGGTGGCGCGGGAGGCGGCCGGCCGGCTGCTCTGGGCGTGGGTCGGCCTGGATCCAGCCGGGGcggagccgggagccgggagccgcgTCGTGGAGGCCGGGGCGCTCTCAGCGATGGGCTGGGGGTCTCGGAGAGCTGGAGGGTCGCGGgcgtggctgctgctgctgctgctcttgaGGCTACCTTTGCCTTTGTGGGGGGTCGAAGAGTTTCAAG GAAACCACCCTGGAAAACCAGTCACCTTGCACTGGGTCCCAGATGGAAGAGTCAGGCGCGTGGTCCCCCTGGAGGAGCCG GTCTCGAAGCTAGACTCGGGGCTGGTGTCCTTGAAGGCTGAAGGGCAGGAGCTCCTGCTGGAGCTGGAGAAGAGCCA CAGGCTGCTGGCCCCAGGATACACAGAAACCCACTATAGCCCAGATGGGCACCCAGTGGTGCTGGTCCCCAACCACACG GACCACTGCCTCTACCATGGGCACGTGAGGGGCTTCCCTGACTCCTGGGTGGTCTTCAGCACCTGCTCCGGGATGAG GGGCCTGATCACACTGGACAGGAATGCCAGTTACTATGTGCATCCTTGGTCAGCCAGAGACTCTGAGGCCTTCGTCACTCACAAGATGTTCCAGATCGGGCAGCTGCTTGGCTGGAAAGGGGCCTGTGGCCACAGGGATGCCAGGAACAAAGGGGACATGGCTAGCCTTTCTCGTGCCACTCAGGTCAAG GAGAGGCGGGAGGTCGGCAGGAGCCCAAAGTTCTTGGAGTTGTACATTGTGGCTGACCACACGCTG TTTTTGACCCAGCACCGGAACCTGAACCACACCAAACAGCGTCTCCTGGAGGTGGCCAACTATGTGGACCAG ATTCTCAGGACTCTGGACATTCAGGTGGCCCTGACGGGCCTGGAAATATGGACAGAGCAGGATCAGAGCCGCGTCACGCCAGATGCCAATGCCACGCTCTGGGCCTTCCTGCACTGGCGCCGAGGACTGAGGGCACGGCGGCCACACGACTCCGCGCAGCTGCTCAC GGGCCGCGCCTTCCAGGGCGACACCGTGGGCCTGGCGCCCATCGAGGGCATGTGTTGCGCGGAGAGCTCCGGAGGCGTGAGCACG GACCACTCGGAGCTTCCCATTGGCGCAGCAGCCACCATGGCCCACGAGATAGGTCACAGCCTTGGCCTCAGCCACGACCCTGACGGCTGCTGTGTGGAGGCGGCGGCCGAGCAAGGCGGCTGTGTCATGGCCGCGGCCACCGG GCGCCCATTCCCGCGGGTGTTCAGCGCCTGCAGCCGGCGCCAGCTGCGCGCCTTCTTCCGCAAGGGGGGCGGTGCGTGCCTTTCCAACGCGCCCGACTCGGGGCTCCTCGTGCCCCGGGCGCGCTGCGGGAACGGCCTCGTGGAGGACGGCGAGGAGTGCGACTGCGGCGCCAGCCAG GAGTGCACGGACGCCTGCTGCTTCGCCCACAACTGCTCGCTGCGCGCGGGGGCCCAGTGCACCCACGGGGACTGCTGCGCTCGCTGCCTG CTGAAGCCGGCCGGCGTGCCGTGCCGCGGAGCTGTGGGTGACTGTGACCTCCCAGAGTTTTGCACGGGCGCCTCCCCTTACTGCCCCCCGGACTTTTACCTCCTGGACGGCTCGCCCTGTGCCGGCGGCCGGGGCTACTGCTGGGATGGCGCATGTCCTACACTGGAGCAGCAGTGCCAGCAGCTCTGGGGGCCTG CCTCCAGCCCAGCACCAGAGGCCTGTTTCCAGATCGTGAACTCCGCGGGAGACGCCCACGGGAACTGCGGGGAGGACAGCAAGGGTGGCTTTGTGCCTTGTGCGCAGAG GGATGCTCAGTGCGGGAAGCTGCAGTGCCTTGGTGGGGAGCAGCGGCCACGCCCATCGCACACTGTGCCTGTGGACTCCACCATTGGACTAGGCAGCGATGAGGTGACCTGCAGGGGAGTCTTTGTGATGCCCGGTGTCCAGCTGGATGTGCTCGACTTGGGCCTGGTAGAGCCAGGCACCCAGTGTGGACCTAGCATG GTGTGCCAGGACAGGCGCTGCCGAAATACTACCTTCTGGCAGCTGGAGCAATGCCTGGCAGCCTGCCATGGCCGTGGG GTTTGCAACAGTAACCAAAACTGCCACTGTGCTCCGGGGTGGGCTCCGCCCTTCTGCGACAAGCGAGGGTTTGGTGGCAGTGTGGACAGTGGCCCCATGCAGCCTGAAG ACCACAAGGCCTTCCTGCTGGCAATGATGCTTAGCTTTGTGTTGCCGTTGCTCCTGGGGGCTGGCCTGGCCTGGTGCTGCTTCAGGTGCCCAGGATACCGTCTCCTGCCATGCCTCTGGGGCTTGAGGAGGGATGCCCCAAGCCGAGG GGGACTGCCTCACCCTTTGTTCTACAAGCTCATCCTGCAG GCCCAAAGATGGCCCAAACAGGGACTGCCCCCCCAGCGGTGTTCACTCCATGGAATTGGGCCCTACAGTCATTGGAGAGCCCCAGCCCTTGG cacccagacaccctga
- the ADAM33 gene encoding disintegrin and metalloproteinase domain-containing protein 33 isoform X8: MALKGPSEGPRPIPTPHPLRPDLPRGLALADPRGAARIPQALLLTLDSRSGSPRAHGVWPGARVGRMGCGVPCGVAREAAGRLLWAWVGLDPAGAEPGAGSRVVEAGALSAMGWGSRRAGGSRAWLLLLLLLRLPLPLWGVEEFQGNHPGKPVTLHWVPDGRVRRVVPLEEPVSKLDSGLVSLKAEGQELLLELEKSHRLLAPGYTETHYSPDGHPVVLVPNHTDHCLYHGHVRGFPDSWVVFSTCSGMRGLITLDRNASYYVHPWSARDSEAFVTHKMFQIGQLLGWKGACGHRDARNKGDMASLSRATQVKERREVGRSPKFLELYIVADHTLFLTQHRNLNHTKQRLLEVANYVDQILRTLDIQVALTGLEIWTEQDQSRVTPDANATLWAFLHWRRGLRARRPHDSAQLLTGRAFQGDTVGLAPIEGMCCAESSGGVSTDHSELPIGAAATMAHEIGHSLGLSHDPDGCCVEAAAEQGGCVMAAATGRPFPRVFSACSRRQLRAFFRKGGGACLSNAPDSGLLVPRARCGNGLVEDGEECDCGASQECTDACCFAHNCSLRAGAQCTHGDCCARCLLKPAGVPCRGAVGDCDLPEFCTGASPYCPPDFYLLDGSPCAGGRGYCWDGACPTLEQQCQQLWGPASSPAPEACFQIVNSAGDAHGNCGEDSKGGFVPCAQRDAQCGKLQCLGGEQRPRPSHTVPVDSTIGLGSDEVTCRGVFVMPGVQLDVLDLGLVEPGTQCGPSMVCQDRRCRNTTFWQLEQCLAACHGRGVCNSNQNCHCAPGWAPPFCDKRGFGGSVDSGPMQPEDHKAFLLAMMLSFVLPLLLGAGLAWCCFRCPGYRLLPCLWGLRRDAPSRGWTPLLSM; encoded by the exons ATGGCCCTCAAAGGCCCTTCCGAGGGGCCCCGCCCCATCCCCACTCCACACCCGCTCCGCCCTGACCTACCCCGCGGCTTGGCGCTGGCTGATCCCCGGGGGGCCGCACGGATTCCGCAGGCCCTGCTCCTAACCTTAGACAGCCGCTCCGGTTCCCCGAGGGCGCACGGGGTCTGGCCGGGAGCCAGGGTCGGGCGGATGGGCTGCGGGGTTCCGTGCGGGGTGGCGCGGGAGGCGGCCGGCCGGCTGCTCTGGGCGTGGGTCGGCCTGGATCCAGCCGGGGcggagccgggagccgggagccgcgTCGTGGAGGCCGGGGCGCTCTCAGCGATGGGCTGGGGGTCTCGGAGAGCTGGAGGGTCGCGGgcgtggctgctgctgctgctgctcttgaGGCTACCTTTGCCTTTGTGGGGGGTCGAAGAGTTTCAAG GAAACCACCCTGGAAAACCAGTCACCTTGCACTGGGTCCCAGATGGAAGAGTCAGGCGCGTGGTCCCCCTGGAGGAGCCG GTCTCGAAGCTAGACTCGGGGCTGGTGTCCTTGAAGGCTGAAGGGCAGGAGCTCCTGCTGGAGCTGGAGAAGAGCCA CAGGCTGCTGGCCCCAGGATACACAGAAACCCACTATAGCCCAGATGGGCACCCAGTGGTGCTGGTCCCCAACCACACG GACCACTGCCTCTACCATGGGCACGTGAGGGGCTTCCCTGACTCCTGGGTGGTCTTCAGCACCTGCTCCGGGATGAG GGGCCTGATCACACTGGACAGGAATGCCAGTTACTATGTGCATCCTTGGTCAGCCAGAGACTCTGAGGCCTTCGTCACTCACAAGATGTTCCAGATCGGGCAGCTGCTTGGCTGGAAAGGGGCCTGTGGCCACAGGGATGCCAGGAACAAAGGGGACATGGCTAGCCTTTCTCGTGCCACTCAGGTCAAG GAGAGGCGGGAGGTCGGCAGGAGCCCAAAGTTCTTGGAGTTGTACATTGTGGCTGACCACACGCTG TTTTTGACCCAGCACCGGAACCTGAACCACACCAAACAGCGTCTCCTGGAGGTGGCCAACTATGTGGACCAG ATTCTCAGGACTCTGGACATTCAGGTGGCCCTGACGGGCCTGGAAATATGGACAGAGCAGGATCAGAGCCGCGTCACGCCAGATGCCAATGCCACGCTCTGGGCCTTCCTGCACTGGCGCCGAGGACTGAGGGCACGGCGGCCACACGACTCCGCGCAGCTGCTCAC GGGCCGCGCCTTCCAGGGCGACACCGTGGGCCTGGCGCCCATCGAGGGCATGTGTTGCGCGGAGAGCTCCGGAGGCGTGAGCACG GACCACTCGGAGCTTCCCATTGGCGCAGCAGCCACCATGGCCCACGAGATAGGTCACAGCCTTGGCCTCAGCCACGACCCTGACGGCTGCTGTGTGGAGGCGGCGGCCGAGCAAGGCGGCTGTGTCATGGCCGCGGCCACCGG GCGCCCATTCCCGCGGGTGTTCAGCGCCTGCAGCCGGCGCCAGCTGCGCGCCTTCTTCCGCAAGGGGGGCGGTGCGTGCCTTTCCAACGCGCCCGACTCGGGGCTCCTCGTGCCCCGGGCGCGCTGCGGGAACGGCCTCGTGGAGGACGGCGAGGAGTGCGACTGCGGCGCCAGCCAG GAGTGCACGGACGCCTGCTGCTTCGCCCACAACTGCTCGCTGCGCGCGGGGGCCCAGTGCACCCACGGGGACTGCTGCGCTCGCTGCCTG CTGAAGCCGGCCGGCGTGCCGTGCCGCGGAGCTGTGGGTGACTGTGACCTCCCAGAGTTTTGCACGGGCGCCTCCCCTTACTGCCCCCCGGACTTTTACCTCCTGGACGGCTCGCCCTGTGCCGGCGGCCGGGGCTACTGCTGGGATGGCGCATGTCCTACACTGGAGCAGCAGTGCCAGCAGCTCTGGGGGCCTG CCTCCAGCCCAGCACCAGAGGCCTGTTTCCAGATCGTGAACTCCGCGGGAGACGCCCACGGGAACTGCGGGGAGGACAGCAAGGGTGGCTTTGTGCCTTGTGCGCAGAG GGATGCTCAGTGCGGGAAGCTGCAGTGCCTTGGTGGGGAGCAGCGGCCACGCCCATCGCACACTGTGCCTGTGGACTCCACCATTGGACTAGGCAGCGATGAGGTGACCTGCAGGGGAGTCTTTGTGATGCCCGGTGTCCAGCTGGATGTGCTCGACTTGGGCCTGGTAGAGCCAGGCACCCAGTGTGGACCTAGCATG GTGTGCCAGGACAGGCGCTGCCGAAATACTACCTTCTGGCAGCTGGAGCAATGCCTGGCAGCCTGCCATGGCCGTGGG GTTTGCAACAGTAACCAAAACTGCCACTGTGCTCCGGGGTGGGCTCCGCCCTTCTGCGACAAGCGAGGGTTTGGTGGCAGTGTGGACAGTGGCCCCATGCAGCCTGAAG ACCACAAGGCCTTCCTGCTGGCAATGATGCTTAGCTTTGTGTTGCCGTTGCTCCTGGGGGCTGGCCTGGCCTGGTGCTGCTTCAGGTGCCCAGGATACCGTCTCCTGCCATGCCTCTGGGGCTTGAGGAGGGATGCCCCAAGCCGAGG ATGGACCCCCCTCCTTTCCATGTag